In the genome of Triticum urartu cultivar G1812 chromosome 5, Tu2.1, whole genome shotgun sequence, one region contains:
- the LOC125555643 gene encoding uncharacterized protein LOC125555643, which translates to MLPAGKTTPSSGASLVLAGNKAASASPSVVSAKQAPAGAAGGLVLAVDGKRSVATLAAVQGRGPAFSDDDLKPKAFSAEKIKTMAEETSALLRGLCVPKQSSIAEQACFTKEVEALQKACDGMVEGAPFDEDEAINMLIGVHARIRLLLTSHNKLTPQEFLISSMGENKASVEEYMSAEDKIMGEADQGRTSLYEMVKKSSLVEPTPTMCSDDEVKAVLQKTLTLLESSDPAHSTTCMAGLFYKVRSNCRALMEDVEKNGVDGKTGSAIAMIHISVLFVLGQHKKYFSYEDAADDSLMASLRRLEVALRDYKIGGPSSPPSETTD; encoded by the exons ATGCTACCCGCCGGGAAGACCACGCCGTCGTCAGGCGCCTCTCTCGTGCTGGCCGGCAACAAGGCCGCGTCGGCGTCGCCTTCGGTGGTCTCCGCCAAGCAAGCGCCGGCCGGCGCCGCCGGCGGTCTGGTGCTTGCCGTGGACGGCAAGCGCTCGGTGGCCACGCTCGCTGCCGTCCAGGGACGCGGCCCCGCCTTCTCCGACGACGACCTCAAGCCCAAG GCGTTCTCGGCGGAGAAGATCAAGACCATGGCTGAGGAAACGTCCGCTCTGCTGCGGGGCCTCTGCGTTCCAAAGCAGAGCAGCATCGCCGAGCAGGCTTGCTTCACCAAAGAAGTCGAGGCCCTCCAGAAGGCGTGCGACGGGATGGTCGAAGGAGCACCCTTCGACGAAGATGAGGCCATCAACATGCTGATCGGCGTGCATGCTCGTATCCGTCTCCTGCTCACCTCTCACAACAAGCTGACCCCCCAGGAATTCCTCATCTCCTCCATGGGTGAGAACAAGGCCTCGGTGGAGGAGTACATGTCTGCGGAGGACAAGATCATG GGTGAAGCTGATCAGGGGAGGACCAGCCTGTACGAGATGGTGAAGAAATCCTCACTCGTCGAGCCCACGCCCACCATGTGCTCGGACGATGAGGTGAAGGCGGTGCTCCAGAAAACTCTCACGCTCCTCGAATCTTCTGACCCGGCGCACTCAACGACTTGCATGGCAGGTCTCTTCTACAAGGTGCGTTCGAACTGCCGTGCTCTCATGGAGGACGTCGAGAAGAACGGCGTCGACGGCAAGACCGGCTCCGCCATCGCCATGATTCACATCAGTGTGCTCTTCGTGCTTGGGCAGCACAAGAAGTACTTCTCCTACGAGGATGCAGCCGATGATTCTCTCATGGCCTCACTTCGAAGGCTCGAGGTTGCGCTGCGGGACTACAAGATTGGAGGGCCGTCGTCTCCACCTTCAGAGACCACAGACTAG